The following are from one region of the Thiocapsa rosea genome:
- a CDS encoding glutathione S-transferase N-terminal domain-containing protein: MTLFSDPTCPYCHRVRMVLAEKGIAVEVVDVDAHDLPAEVMDFNPYGTVPTLVDRDLRLYESRIIMEYLDERFPHPPLLPVDPVSRASARLFMYRIDRDWYTLMGRIRLGSPTEAEQARKELRESLAVTAPVFGAHTFFMNDEFSLVDCCIAPLLWRLPVLGIELPPQAEALRVYMRRIFACDAFRKSLTEAEKEMIADLS; this comes from the coding sequence ATGACGCTATTTTCCGATCCCACCTGTCCTTACTGCCATCGTGTTCGGATGGTGCTCGCCGAGAAGGGTATCGCAGTCGAGGTGGTTGACGTCGACGCACACGACCTTCCGGCGGAGGTGATGGACTTCAACCCCTACGGGACCGTTCCGACGCTTGTCGATCGGGATCTGCGGCTCTACGAGTCGCGCATCATCATGGAGTATCTCGACGAACGTTTCCCCCATCCCCCGCTGCTGCCCGTCGATCCCGTCTCGCGTGCGAGCGCCAGGCTGTTCATGTATCGCATCGATCGGGATTGGTACACCCTGATGGGCCGTATTCGGCTCGGGAGTCCGACCGAGGCGGAACAGGCACGCAAGGAGCTACGCGAGAGCTTGGCCGTCACAGCGCCGGTCTTCGGTGCTCATACCTTCTTCATGAACGACGAGTTCTCTCTGGTCGACTGCTGCATCGCGCCGCTCCTGTGGCGACTGCCGGTCCTGGGTATCGAGCTGCCGCCCCAGGCCGAGGCGTTGCGGGTCTATATGCGACGCATCTTTGCCTGCGATGCCTTCCGTAAGAGCCTCACCGAGGCCGAGAAGGAGATGATCGCGGACCTGTCCTGA
- a CDS encoding DMT family transporter — translation MAWLYLVVAGIFEWGWPVGLKLGMTDAGLRWGWIGFAVFCMVASGACLLVAQKSIPMGTAYAVWTGIGAVGAFAIGIVLFAEPATLLRFLFVGMIVLGIVGLKLVSGP, via the coding sequence ATGGCTTGGCTCTATCTCGTCGTCGCCGGTATCTTCGAGTGGGGTTGGCCCGTCGGCCTGAAGCTCGGGATGACGGACGCCGGCCTGCGCTGGGGCTGGATCGGATTCGCCGTCTTCTGCATGGTGGCGAGCGGCGCCTGCTTGCTCGTCGCGCAGAAGAGTATTCCCATGGGCACGGCCTACGCGGTTTGGACGGGTATCGGCGCCGTCGGGGCCTTTGCCATCGGAATCGTCCTCTTCGCCGAGCCGGCCACCCTGCTGCGCTTTCTCTTCGTAGGCATGATCGTGCTCGGCATCGTCGGGTTGAAGCTGGTCTCCGGGCCTTAA
- a CDS encoding ClpXP protease specificity-enhancing factor: protein MESETDTMTSTKPYLIRAIYEWILDNDMTPHLVVDVRYPGVQAPKEFVEEERLVLNLSPSAVRALVLGNEQIEFNARFGGVARDVYFPVEAVLGIFTRENGQGMVFPELAYPLPGEPEAEPDSTAHVEQKRSKPRSVGSPRGIQSPQGPQNPKAPSGKGKGKGGGPTLKVVK, encoded by the coding sequence ATGGAGAGCGAGACCGACACCATGACATCGACGAAGCCTTATCTGATCCGGGCGATCTACGAGTGGATCCTGGACAACGATATGACGCCGCATTTGGTGGTGGATGTCCGTTATCCCGGGGTGCAGGCTCCGAAGGAGTTCGTCGAGGAGGAGCGTCTGGTGCTCAACCTGTCCCCGAGCGCGGTGCGCGCGCTGGTCCTGGGAAACGAGCAGATCGAGTTCAACGCGCGTTTCGGCGGCGTGGCTCGGGATGTTTACTTCCCCGTGGAAGCGGTGCTGGGCATCTTCACGCGCGAGAACGGCCAGGGGATGGTTTTCCCCGAGCTGGCCTATCCGCTTCCCGGCGAGCCCGAGGCCGAGCCGGACTCCACTGCACACGTCGAGCAGAAGCGAAGCAAGCCACGATCGGTCGGTTCGCCTCGGGGTATCCAGAGTCCCCAAGGCCCCCAAAATCCCAAAGCCCCTTCAGGTAAAGGAAAAGGGAAGGGCGGTGGTCCGACGCTGAAGGTCGTCAAGTAA
- a CDS encoding DUF3301 domain-containing protein, which translates to MSNLLAVFFLLLLGWFWLDTMRAREIATEICKTACRQRDLQFLDQTVAMRRLGLAWRSEGLRMRRVYRFDFSEEGVGRRSGYLVMRGMTLEDLSFGLPTQAQDA; encoded by the coding sequence ATGAGCAATCTGCTCGCCGTCTTTTTTCTGCTCTTGCTCGGCTGGTTCTGGCTCGACACCATGCGCGCGCGGGAGATCGCGACCGAGATCTGCAAGACCGCCTGCCGTCAACGGGATCTGCAGTTTCTGGATCAAACGGTCGCCATGCGACGACTTGGCCTGGCCTGGCGTTCGGAAGGCTTGAGGATGCGCCGCGTCTATCGTTTCGATTTCAGCGAAGAAGGCGTCGGACGCCGCAGCGGTTATCTGGTGATGCGGGGAATGACCCTCGAGGATCTGAGCTTCGGGTTACCGACGCAGGCGCAGGACGCCTGA